CGAAGTTCGGGCAGAAGCTGGTCGCCGATTACCGCTCGATCGAGAGCGATGCGTTCTCGGCGACGAAGTCACATCTGCGCGATCTTGAATCGTCGCTGCGGCCTCCGGACCGTGCCTCGGTCGAAAAGCAGAAAAAGACCTCGATCAAGTCGCGCACGCGCTCCTAAGCGGCGCTTCCTTTTGCCGGGAAAACGCTGTAACCGTCCGCATACAGCGGTCGGCCGCCACGCCGGCCGTGTCTGGCACCCAGGAGACCGCGATGCTGTTCGACCGCCGTGCGCTGCTCAGCGGAGCGGCAGCAACACTGCTGGCGCCGCGCGTCGCGCGCGCTGCGGCAGTCTCCGACGATGCCGGCCGCACGATTCAGATTCCCGCGAAGGTCGAACGGGTGTTCACGGCAGGACCGCCCGCCGCGATCCTGCTTTATACCTTTGCGCCGGAGCTCCTGATCGGCTGGCCCAATCCGCGCCGTCCGGAGGAGTGCGAACTCATGGCGGCGGACGCCTGCTCGAAGCCGCAGGTCGGACGGATCACCGGCCGTGGCAACACCGCCAATCTCGAGGTGGTGCTGCAACTCAAGCCGGATCTCATTCTCGACGTCGGCTATATCTCGGACACCTACATATCGCTTGCAAACCGCGTCCAAGAGCAGACCGGCATTCCCTACGCGCTGCTCGACGGCAAGTTCGACGCGATGGTTTCGACCTATCGCAAACTCGGCGCGCTGACCGGGCGGCCGGATCAGGCCGAAGGCTTTGCTCGCTATGCCGAGCAGACCATGACGACGATCAAGCAGCGTATCGCCAAGATCCCTGAGAGCGAGCGTCCGCGGGTCTATTACGGCCGCGGCCCCCGAGGGCTCGAAACCGGGCTCGGCGGCTCGATCAACATGGAAACCATCGAGTTTCTCGGCGCGCACAACGTCGCCGCCGAGCGCAAGGGCGGGATCGTCAACGTTTCGGTCGAGCAGGTGCTCGCCTGGAATCCGGACGTCATCATCACCATCGACGGCGGTTTTGCCGCGAGCGTGCGCAACGATCCGTTGTGGGCGCCGATCAAGGCGGTGCAGAGCGGCCGCGTACACCTGTCGCCGCATCTGCCGTTCGGCTGGGTCGATTTCCCGCCGTCGGTCAACCGGCTGATCGGGTTGTGGTGGCTGGCCAAGGTGCTCTACCCGGAGCAATTCCCCGAGGACCTCAAGCCGCTGACGCGTGATTTCTATACGCAGTTCTATCACAAGACGCTGACCGATGCGCAGATCGAGAGTGTTCTGTCAGGCCGCGGCTGATACTTTGCGGACATGACTCGCTCCGCCGCGCCCGGCCTGCTGATCGCCTGCGCGATCCTCATTGTCGGCCTCCTCGTCGCTTTCACGGTCGGCCGTTATCCGATCGGGCTCGCCGATCTCATGAGCGTTGTCGCTGGCAAGCTCACCGGCCGCGAGGCCGACGTGCCGGCGGCCGTGCAGAACGTCATCTGGCAGGTGCGAGGCCCGCGCATCCTCTCCGCTGCGCTGGTCGGTGGGGCGCTGGCGGTTGCAGGCACCGCCTTCCAGGGTCTGTTCCGCAATCCACTGGTGTCGCCGGATATTCTTGGCGCGTCGTCGGGCGCTGCGCTTGGCGCGGTGCTCGGTATTTTCTTCTCGCTCGGCGTATTCGCAATTCAGGCTTTGGCTTTCGCCGGCGGGCTGATCGCGGTCGCGGCGGTGTACATGATCGGCACCGCGGTGCGGGCACGCGATCCGATCCTGGTGCTGGTGCTAACCGGCGTGGTGGTCGGCGCGCTGCTCGGCGCGGGCGTCGGCCTCGTGAAGTATCTCGCCGATCCGTACAACCAGCTTCCGGCCATGACGTTCTGGCTGCTGGGCAGTCTCTCCTCGGTCGCCGTTCCCGATCTCATTCCACTGTTCGGTCCGGTCGCGATCGGCACCGCGGTGCTGCTGGCGCTGCGCTGGCGCATGAACGTGATGTCGCTGCCCGAGGAGGAGGCCCGCGCGCTCGGCGTGCCGACCGGGCCGTTGCGCATCGCCATTGTCGCCGCAGCAACGCTCGTTACCTCGGCAAGCGTTGCGACCGCCGGCGTGATCGGCTGGGTCGGTCTCGTGGTGCCGCATCTCGCCCGCACACTCGTGGGACCGGACTTCGCGCGGCTCATTCCGGCGGCAGCCTTGCTCGGCGGCGGATTTCTCCTGGTGATCGACACGCTCGCCCGCACCATGGCTCCGATCGAGATTCCGCTTGGCATTCTCACCGCGGTGGTCGGCACGCCGTTCTTCATCTGGCTGCTCACCAGCGTCTCCAAAACCTGGTCGTGACGATGAAATTGTCCGGGCACGATCTCACCATCGGCTACAGCGAACGGGTGGTCGGCCGCAATCTCGACGTCGCGCTTGCGACCGGCGAGGTGCTGGCGCTGCTCGGGCCGAATGGCGGCGGCAAGACCACGCTGTTGAAGACGTTGCTGGGCCTGCTGGCGCCGCACAGCGGCGAAGTTCGGCTCGGCGACAAGCCGCTCGCGGGCTATGCCAGCCGCGATCGTGCACGGCTGATCGCTTACGTTCCGCAAACGCACGCCGCGACCTTCGCCTTCACGGTCGAGGCCGTGGTGCTGATGGGCCGCACCGCCCACGGCAACTTGTTCAGCCGGCCGAGCGCCGCCGATCGCGCCGTCGCCGCCCGCGTGCTCGAACGCTTCGGCATCGCGCATCTGGCTGCGCGGCCCTACACCGAGATTTCCGGCGGCGAGCGGCAGCTTGCGCTGTTGGCACGTGCGCTCGCGCAGGAACCGCAGTTCATCGTGCTCGACGAGCCGACCGCAAGCCTCGACTTCGGCAATCAGGGCAAGGTGATGCGCGAGATCCGCGCCTTGGCGGCCTCCGGCCTCGGCGTTCTTTTCACCACCCACGATCCGAACCACGCGATGCGCGCGGCCGATCGCGCCTACCTGCTGAAGCAGGGCACCCGCCTGGCGGAAGGCGTGACTGTTTCGGTGCTCAACCGGCTGCAATTGGAAGCGCTCTACGGCGCGCCGGTCGAGGTCCTGACCGACACCGGGTCCGGGGCCAGCGCCTTTCTGCCGGGCTAGGGAATAAACCGAGGGATCTGCGTGTTGTTGGTGATGTCCTTGCCATTGAGATGCCCGCCGGGCATCGGCTGAGGGAAGGAATACCCCCATGAAGATTCATATTCTCGTGACGGCTCTCATTGCCTCGGTCGCGCTTGCGTCGCCCGCCGATGCGGCGTCCAAGAAAAAGAAAAAAGGGGTGCATCGCGCCCCGATCGGGGCCGTATACTCGAACCGGGACGCCTTTTCGTCGTATGACGTCTACGTCAGCGGCGAATTGATCGGCCGCGATCCCGATCCGTCGATCCGCGCTTTCATGATACGCAATCCCCACATCTGGGACGCCCCGAACTGAAGAGTGAGTTGACCGCGCCGCATGACAAAAATCCGGGTGATGAGTGCAGGCGCGGTCGAAGGTCCGGTGGCGGAGCTTGCGCCGAAATTCACGCAAGCCAAAGGCATCGAGGTCGATCTGGCCTTCAACACCGTCGGCGCGCTGAAGCAGCGTTTCACCGGCGGCGAGAAGGCCGACGCGATCATCCTGTCGTTTCCGGCCATCGAGGCACTGGAGGCCGAAGGCCGCATTGCACCAGGAAGCCGCACCGATCTCGGCCTTGCGACCTGTGGCGTCGCGGTGCGTGACGGCATGATGATGCCGAACATCGCGACGCTCGACGGCTTCAAGCGGATGCTGAACTTTGCCGTATCGATCGCCGCCAACGATCCGGCCCATGGCGGCTCGTCCGGCATCTACCTCGCCGATCTGTTGAAGCGGATGGGTCTTTACGAGCAGATCGCGCCAAAGATGAAGCTCTACAAGACCGGCCGCGAATGCGCGCTGGCGCTGGTGCGCGGCGAGGCCGAGATCGGCATCACCTTCACCAGCGAGTTCATCGCGGTGCCGGGCACCCGGGTGGTGGGCGTGCTGCCGGGTGAAATCGCCTATGTGAACGGCTATGCGGGGGCCATCGCCAAAGACGGCGCGACCGAGCCGGCGCGGGCTTTCCTCAAGTTCCTGACCGAGCCGGAGTCGAAGGCGTGCTTCGCGCGCTTCGGCCTCGGCTAACCCTTTCGCATAACAGTCCGCGCCCCTCTCTAGGGCTACGCCGCGCGTCCCTATATAAAGAGACGATGCGCAAGCCGAAGGACTATCTGATCAAGCCGGACCCGCTCGACCCGCGGCTGACCGAGCGCGTCACCGGCGTCGATCAGACCGGCGCCAGGATCGAAACCGCGGTGACGGTCGAGCGCGCGCTGACGATCTTCCTCAATTCGCAGGAGATCGTCACCGCGATGACGATCGGCGACTACCCGGAATATCTCGCAATCGGCTACCTGCTCAATCAGAACATGCTGCGGCCGGACGACACCATCACGGCCGTCGACTACGACGAAGACTTGGCGGTGGTCGTGGTGCGCACCAAGCGCAAGACCAATTACGAGAAGAAGCTGAAGAAGAAGGTGCAGACCTCGGGCTGCGCCCAGGGCACCGTGTTCGGTGATCTCATGGAGGCGCTCGAAGACATCAAGCTGCCGGATGCAGAGCTCCGCACCTCTTGGCTTTATGCGCTGACCAACAAGATCAACACCACGCCGTCGCTCTATCTCGAAGCCGGTGCGATTCACGGCTGCGTGCTCGCGGTGGGAGAGCAGCCGCTGGTCTACATGGAGGACGTCGGCCGCCACAACGCCGTCGACAAGATCGCTGGCTGGATGTTCAAGCACCGCGTACGGCCCGACGACAAGATTTTCTACACCACCGGCCGGCTCACCTCGGAGATGGTGATCAAGACGGTGCGCATGGGCATCCCGATCCTGGTGTCGCGTTCGGGCTTCACGGCCTGGGGTGTCGAGCTCGCCCGCAAGGCCAACCTCACGCTGGTCGGCCGTGCTCGCGGCAAGCGCTTCATGGCGCTCGCCGGCGAAAGCCGCATCGTGTTCGATCAGGACTTGGCCTACGTCGAGGAGGAAAGCTCCAAGCACCGGCGGAAAGCCGCGGCGCATGACGACTGACGGTGGGACGCTGGGGCTGGTCCTCGCCGGCGGACTGGCACGGCGGATGGGTGGCGGCGACAAGCCGCGCACCATGATCGGCGGCGAGACCATTCTGTCGCGCGTCATCGAGCGGTTCGCGCCGCAATGCACGCGGCTCATTCTCAACGCCAATGGCGATCCGGCGCGTTTTGCCGACACCCGACTGCCGGTGATCCCCGACGACGTGCCGGATTTCGCGGGACCTTTGGCCGGCGTGCTGGCCGGGCTCGACTGGGCGGCGGCGCATGCGCCGGGCGTCGAATACGTTGCGAGCGTGCCGGGCGATTGCCCCTTCCTGCCGCGCGATCTCGTGACACGGCTGCATCAGGCGCGACTCGCTGAGAACAAACAGCTCGCCTGTGCGCGTTCCGGCGAGTGGCGGCACCCGGTGGTGGCGCTATGGACCGTTTCCCTGCGCGATGACCTGCGCCAGGCGTTGGTCCGAGAGGGTTTGCGCAAGATCGAGATCTGGACCGCACGTCACGGCATCGCGCTGGCGGACTGGCCGCTTGAGCCGGTCGATCCGTTCTTCAACGTCAACACGCCCGAGGATGCCGCGGCCGCGGAACGCCTGGCGGCGCAATATCCAAACGCGTAAGCGAACTCAGCCCATCAGCGTCGCGTAAGACAGAAAGCCAACCGTCGCGCCGGGCTCGAGCGTCGTCGTGTCTTCGGCAAGCTCGGCAAGGCCGTCGGTCTCCGTGAGCGACGTGATGACGCCCGCGCCTTCCTGCGGGTGCTTCACCGCTTCGATCGTGCCGTCTGTGCCAGGCCGCAACGCCACGCGGACATACTCGCGGCGGCCGCTCTTCTTCCTGTAGCGAAACGCGAGCCGCACCGGCAACGCGGTGAGCGGCTCGGCATTGGCTCCGGCGAGCCGCAGAAACAGCGGCCGCACCACGCGCACGAACGTGACGAAGGCCGCGACCGGATTGCCCGGCAAGCCAAGGAAGGCCGCGGCCGTGCCTGGATTTCCTGCGGGTACGACGCCCATCGCCACCGGCCGGCCCGGCTTGATCGCGACGCGCCAGAACACGAGCTTGCCGATTTTCTCGACGGCGTCGCGCACGTGATCGGCTTCGCCGGTCGAGACGCCGCCTGAGGTCAGCACCAGATCGTGATCGCGTGCGGCCTTGGCGATGCCCGCTTCCAACGCTGCCGGGTCGTCCTTGAG
The Rhodoplanes sp. Z2-YC6860 genome window above contains:
- a CDS encoding iron ABC transporter substrate-binding protein; amino-acid sequence: MLFDRRALLSGAAATLLAPRVARAAAVSDDAGRTIQIPAKVERVFTAGPPAAILLYTFAPELLIGWPNPRRPEECELMAADACSKPQVGRITGRGNTANLEVVLQLKPDLILDVGYISDTYISLANRVQEQTGIPYALLDGKFDAMVSTYRKLGALTGRPDQAEGFARYAEQTMTTIKQRIAKIPESERPRVYYGRGPRGLETGLGGSINMETIEFLGAHNVAAERKGGIVNVSVEQVLAWNPDVIITIDGGFAASVRNDPLWAPIKAVQSGRVHLSPHLPFGWVDFPPSVNRLIGLWWLAKVLYPEQFPEDLKPLTRDFYTQFYHKTLTDAQIESVLSGRG
- a CDS encoding FecCD family ABC transporter permease gives rise to the protein MTRSAAPGLLIACAILIVGLLVAFTVGRYPIGLADLMSVVAGKLTGREADVPAAVQNVIWQVRGPRILSAALVGGALAVAGTAFQGLFRNPLVSPDILGASSGAALGAVLGIFFSLGVFAIQALAFAGGLIAVAAVYMIGTAVRARDPILVLVLTGVVVGALLGAGVGLVKYLADPYNQLPAMTFWLLGSLSSVAVPDLIPLFGPVAIGTAVLLALRWRMNVMSLPEEEARALGVPTGPLRIAIVAAATLVTSASVATAGVIGWVGLVVPHLARTLVGPDFARLIPAAALLGGGFLLVIDTLARTMAPIEIPLGILTAVVGTPFFIWLLTSVSKTWS
- a CDS encoding ABC transporter ATP-binding protein, yielding MKLSGHDLTIGYSERVVGRNLDVALATGEVLALLGPNGGGKTTLLKTLLGLLAPHSGEVRLGDKPLAGYASRDRARLIAYVPQTHAATFAFTVEAVVLMGRTAHGNLFSRPSAADRAVAARVLERFGIAHLAARPYTEISGGERQLALLARALAQEPQFIVLDEPTASLDFGNQGKVMREIRALAASGLGVLFTTHDPNHAMRAADRAYLLKQGTRLAEGVTVSVLNRLQLEALYGAPVEVLTDTGSGASAFLPG
- a CDS encoding molybdate ABC transporter substrate-binding protein, which codes for MTKIRVMSAGAVEGPVAELAPKFTQAKGIEVDLAFNTVGALKQRFTGGEKADAIILSFPAIEALEAEGRIAPGSRTDLGLATCGVAVRDGMMMPNIATLDGFKRMLNFAVSIAANDPAHGGSSGIYLADLLKRMGLYEQIAPKMKLYKTGRECALALVRGEAEIGITFTSEFIAVPGTRVVGVLPGEIAYVNGYAGAIAKDGATEPARAFLKFLTEPESKACFARFGLG
- a CDS encoding formate dehydrogenase accessory sulfurtransferase FdhD is translated as MRKPKDYLIKPDPLDPRLTERVTGVDQTGARIETAVTVERALTIFLNSQEIVTAMTIGDYPEYLAIGYLLNQNMLRPDDTITAVDYDEDLAVVVVRTKRKTNYEKKLKKKVQTSGCAQGTVFGDLMEALEDIKLPDAELRTSWLYALTNKINTTPSLYLEAGAIHGCVLAVGEQPLVYMEDVGRHNAVDKIAGWMFKHRVRPDDKIFYTTGRLTSEMVIKTVRMGIPILVSRSGFTAWGVELARKANLTLVGRARGKRFMALAGESRIVFDQDLAYVEEESSKHRRKAAAHDD
- the mobA gene encoding molybdenum cofactor guanylyltransferase MobA, whose amino-acid sequence is MTTDGGTLGLVLAGGLARRMGGGDKPRTMIGGETILSRVIERFAPQCTRLILNANGDPARFADTRLPVIPDDVPDFAGPLAGVLAGLDWAAAHAPGVEYVASVPGDCPFLPRDLVTRLHQARLAENKQLACARSGEWRHPVVALWTVSLRDDLRQALVREGLRKIEIWTARHGIALADWPLEPVDPFFNVNTPEDAAAAERLAAQYPNA